The following is a genomic window from Gammaproteobacteria bacterium.
CTCAAGAAAACCACAGCCCATTTTTTCGTGCCTTTCGTGTTTTTCGTGGATCACACTTTCTCGTTGGATGCGTTAGCACACAGGCTCGCCCCTACAACTTATACCCCCGGTGCAACGCCACAATCCCGCCCGCCAGGTTAAAATATTCGCAACGCTCGAAACCTGCGTGTTGCATCATCCCCTTGAGGCTTTCCTGGTCGGGATGCATGCGTATCGACTCGGCCAGGTAGCGGTAGCTTTCGGCATCTCCGGCGATCATCTTGCCCATCAGCGGCAGCAGTTTGAATGAATAGGTGTCATAGACAGATTTGAGCCCAGGCACCACTGGGCTGGAAAATTCCAGCACCAGCAACCGCCCGCCGGGCCGCAGCACGCGACACATGGAGCGCAGCGCGGCATCCTTGTCGGTAACATTGCGCAGGCCGAAGGCGATAGTGACGCAGTCGAAATGATTATCGGGAAACGGCAAGCATTCGGCGTTGGCCTGCACATAGCGCACATTGCCCACCACGCCTTGATCCATTAGACGCGCGCGCCCGGTATTGAGCATATTGGCGTTGATATCGGAAGAAACAACATAGCCGGCCGGCCCCACTTTGCGCGCAAACTGGGCAGCCAGATCACCCGTACCGGAGGCCAGATCCAGTACATGCTGCCCGGCGCGCACATTGCTCATCTCAATGGCAAAACGCTTCCACAAGCGGTGAATGCCGAACGACATGACATCATTCATCACGTCATATTTGGACGCTACGGAGTCGAACACTCCCGCTACCTTGCGCGCCTTTTCCGTCACCGGCACGCGCTGGAAACCGAAGTGGGTGGTGTCGTCTGTTGGTTCGCGTTTATCCATGAGCTTATCCTTTAGGAATCTATGCTGGGTTCATTACGAGCATGTCCGGCCTTTTCAAGGCGCGCCAGATACTCCCGCCAGAAGGTGTCGTAGTTTTCGCCCAGGGTGTAGATCACATTCCAGGAATACAGCCCGGTGTTGTGTCCGTCGTCAAACACCAGACGCACGGCATAGTTGCCGACCGGCTCGATGGCGGAGATATTTACGTTCTCCTTATCCAGCTGCAACACCTCCTGCCCCGGCCCGTGGCCGCGCACCTCCGCCGACGGCGAGTAAACACGCAGATACTCGCATGGTAGCCGGTAGTGCGCGCCGTCATCGAAGAACACTTCAAGCACCCGCGATTTTTGGTGCAGACGGATGTCGGTGGGCCTGGGTTTGTTGTCTGTGATCATTTTAAAAATAAATTCCGCGAATAGGTTCAAGCACGCTTGCTTAGCCATTCCTTAAAAGAAGTTTGGCTTTCGCCCGATGCCTTACCAACTATCAAGTCATCGACACTAATGTCTTCGTCAATGTCTTCCCAATGGATGCCCTGACCCTTGCCAATCAATCGCCAGTTGTTCCGCTCCTCTGGAGTGGCATATGAGAGCCTGGGAAACCAGGCCAGCGGCACTGAAATGGTTCGTCCATCGCTCAAATCCACACTCAAGGTATCCTCGGTTACCGTGACGCCCTCGGCATAGGGAATCTCCATTTCAATTGCCAAAATACCCATACCACGCCTCCGCTAACTGCAGGTGATGTTCATTGATAATCTTCTGGATTTGACCAATTTCTACCCGGCTGAACCCGCCACTACTCTGTAACCTGATTGGATCAAGCCAGAATTTCGCAATCTTGTCATCACGCTCAATATGAATATGCACGGGTTCGTTCCCGTCACCCGCATAAAAGAA
Proteins encoded in this region:
- the ubiE gene encoding bifunctional demethylmenaquinone methyltransferase/2-methoxy-6-polyprenyl-1,4-benzoquinol methylase UbiE; translation: MDKREPTDDTTHFGFQRVPVTEKARKVAGVFDSVASKYDVMNDVMSFGIHRLWKRFAIEMSNVRAGQHVLDLASGTGDLAAQFARKVGPAGYVVSSDINANMLNTGRARLMDQGVVGNVRYVQANAECLPFPDNHFDCVTIAFGLRNVTDKDAALRSMCRVLRPGGRLLVLEFSSPVVPGLKSVYDTYSFKLLPLMGKMIAGDAESYRYLAESIRMHPDQESLKGMMQHAGFERCEYFNLAGGIVALHRGYKL
- a CDS encoding DUF971 domain-containing protein, with translation MITDNKPRPTDIRLHQKSRVLEVFFDDGAHYRLPCEYLRVYSPSAEVRGHGPGQEVLQLDKENVNISAIEPVGNYAVRLVFDDGHNTGLYSWNVIYTLGENYDTFWREYLARLEKAGHARNEPSIDS
- a CDS encoding DUF4160 domain-containing protein, coding for MPTVLRIGPYRFFFYAGDGNEPVHIHIERDDKIAKFWLDPIRLQSSGGFSRVEIGQIQKIINEHHLQLAEAWYGYFGN
- a CDS encoding DUF2442 domain-containing protein, encoding MGILAIEMEIPYAEGVTVTEDTLSVDLSDGRTISVPLAWFPRLSYATPEERNNWRLIGKGQGIHWEDIDEDISVDDLIVGKASGESQTSFKEWLSKRA